The following proteins are encoded in a genomic region of Brachypodium distachyon strain Bd21 chromosome 1, Brachypodium_distachyon_v3.0, whole genome shotgun sequence:
- the LOC100829269 gene encoding electron transfer flavoprotein subunit alpha, mitochondrial yields MVMAAALLAGALRRGRAGGGARYFAGESLRRLVSTLVVAEHEGGLVKPSSLSALAAAEAIAKENKVSLLLGGSGPTLHKAAQHAASSHPLVNEVLVADSDVFAHPLAEPWAELLRSVQQKGGYSHVIASSTSFGKNLLPRAAALLDVSPVTDVTAISEPRVFVRPIYAGNALCTVRYTGENPCMMSIRSTSFSPTTESMPETKVAPITQVDLSFLNEVSSRKSSWVNLTSQDTERPDLANACVVVTGGRGLKSAENFKLLEQLAEKLGAAVGATRAAVDAGYVPNELQVGQTGKIVAPELYIAFGVSGAIQHLAGMRDSKVIVAVNKDADAPIFQVADYGIVGDLFQVLGELLRKMPDKK; encoded by the exons ATggtcatggcggcggcgttgctGGCCGGAGCGCTTCGGCGGGGaagagcgggcggcggcgcgcgatACTTTGCCGGGGAGTCGCTGCGCAGGCTC GTGAGCACACTGGTCGTGGCGGAACATGAAGGTGGGCTCGTGAAGCCCTCGTCTCTGAGCGCATTGGCAGCTGCTGAGGCCATTGCCAAAGAGAACAAGGTTTCTCTTCTTCTAGGGGGATCCGGACCAACGCTGCACAAGGCTGCTCAGCATGCTGCATCTAGCCATCCATTGGTCAATGAG GTCCTTGTCGCTGATTCAGATGTATTTGCGCATCCGTTAGCTGAACCTTGGGCCGAGCTCCTCCGCTCTGTTCAGCAGAAAGGTGGATATTCTCATGTTATAGCCTCTTCAACGTCATTCGGAAAGAATTTGCTTCCACGTGCTGCGGCTCTTCTAGATGTCTCCCCTGTTACAGACGTCACTGCCATATCCGAGCCACGGGTCTTTGTGAG GCCAATTTATGCTGGAAATGCACTTTGCACTGTACGATATACTGGAGAGAATCCTTGTATGATGAGTATTAGGTCAACATCATTTTCTCCAACTACTGAGTCTATGCCAGAAACTAAAGTTGCACCCATTACCCAGGTTGATCTCTCTTTCCTCAATGAAG TAAGCTCAAGAAAATCTTCATGGGTGAATCTTACATCCCAAGATACAGAACGACCAGATCTTGCAAATGCATGTGTGGTAGTCACTGGAGGCAGAGGTCTGAAAAGTGCTGAGAATTTCAAATTGTTGGAGCAGCTTGCTGAGAAACTTGGTGCAGCAG TGGGTGCGACCCGAGCTGCTGTTGATGCAGGATATGTGCCAAATGAACTTCAA GTTGGCCAGACTGGTAAGATAGTGGCTCCTGAGCTCTATATTGCTTTCGGAGTATCGGGAGCGATACAGCACTTGGCAGGGATGAGAGATTCCAAGGTTATCGTGGCTGTCAACAAGGACGCAGATGCACCCATATTTCAG GTTGCAGATTATGGGATCGTTGGTGATCTATTCCAAGTCCTTGGTGAACTGTTAAGGAAGATGCCAGACAAGAAATAA
- the LOC112269869 gene encoding uncharacterized protein LOC112269869, with protein sequence MKPPHFTGEAAAGASWAHEVKQALRDKLRWTVAAARPTSAVAVAGAGAGAGAAAEDPIRRVMFLAPWGHT encoded by the coding sequence ATGAAACCCCCTCACTTCACCGGggaagcggccgccggcgcctcctgGGCTCACGAGGTCAAGCAGGCCCTCCGTGACAAGCTCCGGTGgactgtcgccgccgccaggcccacgtccgccgtcgccgtggcgggcgccggcgccggcgccggcgccgccgccgaggacccCATCAGGAGAGTCATGTTCTTGGCTCCATGGGGtcacacataa
- the LOC100834082 gene encoding glycine-rich protein 2, producing MAERVKGTVKWFNVEKGFGFISPEDGGEDLFVHQSSIKSDGFRSLDEGATVEFVVGSGDDGRTKAIDVTGPGGVTLAGGSRGGGGDRYGGGGGGGRYGGGGGGGDRYGGGGGGGYGGGDRYGGGGYGGGGGGYGGRSGGGGGRGCYTCGEEGHMARDCSQGGGGYGGGGGGYGGRGGGGGGGRACYNCGEEGHISRECTNRAN from the coding sequence ATGGCGGAGAGGGTCAAGGGCACCGTGAAGTGGTTCAACGTCGAGAAGGGGTTCGGCTTCATCTCcccggaggacggcggcgaggatctCTTCGTCCACCAGTCCTCCATCAAGTCCGACGGCTTCCGCAGCCTCGACGAAGGCGCCACCGTCGAGTTCGTCGTCGGATCCGGCGACGATGGCCGCACCAAGGCCATCGACGTCACCGGACCTGGCGGCGTAACCCTCGCCGGCGGctcacgcggcggcggcggcgaccgctacggcggaggcggtggtggtgggcgctacggcggcggcggcggcggcggcgaccgctacggaggtggcggcggcggcggctacggtGGAGGCGACCGctacggcggtggcggctacggcggtggtggaggcggctACGGCGGCcgtagcggcggcggtggcggccgtgGTTGCTACACCTGTGGCGAGGAGGGCCACATGGCGAGGGACTGCAGCCAGGGTGGAGGAGGCtacggcggtggtggcggcggctacggtggacgtggcggcggcggcggcggtggccgtgcTTGCTACAACTGTGGCGAGGAGGGCCATATCTCAAGGGAGTGCACCAACAGGGCCAACTAG
- the LOC106866867 gene encoding uncharacterized protein LOC106866867 isoform X2, with amino-acid sequence MDNEGSCRFYGKVPIDIDNVEFCGVEVDTKLKCRHGLQPVRRVAFEGTDTGRRFISCCIEDADRCDFICWYEPEWPMTMKNALQALWKKLDEKEQSMYCEIDSLLNHMLYEKLKAEKEKEDVETEIAEIVAEFEEKLQVMRTTVEKKNKWFMISVSCNVVMLGVLASVFALKT; translated from the exons ATGGATAATGAG GGGAGTTGCCGCTTCTATGGCAAAGTTCCTATCGACATTGACAATGTGGAGTTCTGTGGTGTGGAGGTGGACACGAAGCTGAAGTGCCGCCATGGGTTGCAGCCAGTTCGTAGGGTTGCCTTTGAGGGCACTGATACAGGCCGACGCTTCATCAGTTGTTGTATTGAG GATGCTGACAGGTGCGATTTCATCTGTTGGTATGAACCTGAATGGCCCATGACAATGAAGAATGCTCTTCAAGCTTTGTGGAAGAAGCTAGATGAGAAGGAGCAGAGTATGTACTGTGAGATTGATTCGTTGTTGAATCACATGTTATATGAGAAGTTGAAggcagagaaagaaaaagaagatgtGGAGACTGAAATAGCAGAAATTGTAGCTGAATTTGAGGAGAAGCTGCAGGTTATGAGGACAACtgtcgagaagaagaacaaatggTTCATGATTTCAGTTAGCTGCAATGTAGTGATGCTTGGAGTTTTAGCTTCTGTGTTTGCTCTCAAAACATGA
- the LOC106866867 gene encoding uncharacterized protein LOC106866867 isoform X1 — translation MRVELKGLTYELQGSCRFYGKVPIDIDNVEFCGVEVDTKLKCRHGLQPVRRVAFEGTDTGRRFISCCIEDADRCDFICWYEPEWPMTMKNALQALWKKLDEKEQSMYCEIDSLLNHMLYEKLKAEKEKEDVETEIAEIVAEFEEKLQVMRTTVEKKNKWFMISVSCNVVMLGVLASVFALKT, via the exons ATGAG AGTGGAATTGAAGGGGCTCACATACGAATTGCAGGGGAGTTGCCGCTTCTATGGCAAAGTTCCTATCGACATTGACAATGTGGAGTTCTGTGGTGTGGAGGTGGACACGAAGCTGAAGTGCCGCCATGGGTTGCAGCCAGTTCGTAGGGTTGCCTTTGAGGGCACTGATACAGGCCGACGCTTCATCAGTTGTTGTATTGAG GATGCTGACAGGTGCGATTTCATCTGTTGGTATGAACCTGAATGGCCCATGACAATGAAGAATGCTCTTCAAGCTTTGTGGAAGAAGCTAGATGAGAAGGAGCAGAGTATGTACTGTGAGATTGATTCGTTGTTGAATCACATGTTATATGAGAAGTTGAAggcagagaaagaaaaagaagatgtGGAGACTGAAATAGCAGAAATTGTAGCTGAATTTGAGGAGAAGCTGCAGGTTATGAGGACAACtgtcgagaagaagaacaaatggTTCATGATTTCAGTTAGCTGCAATGTAGTGATGCTTGGAGTTTTAGCTTCTGTGTTTGCTCTCAAAACATGA